A region of Clostridium acetobutylicum ATCC 824 DNA encodes the following proteins:
- the uvrC gene encoding excinuclease ABC subunit UvrC, which translates to MFDFEYQLKNLPDKPGVYIMKNSLGEVIYVGKAKILKNRVRQYFRNSKNHSEKVKAMVKNISEFEYIVTDSEIEALILECNLIKKYKPRYNILLKDDKHYPFIKVTMNEDFPRIIVTRNMVKDGSKYFGPYPDVSAVHETVDLMRRIFPIRTCKKYIKENGENIRPCLNYHIKRCNAPCAGLISKEEYGEIIKKAVGLISGKNNDIIRELKEEMEKASMNLDFEKAADLRDKMLAAQKVTEKQKIIIGNFENEDYISLYSDEKDSCVQVFFLREGKIVGREHFIVENTAGENEGDIIGEFIKEFYSGTAYVPKSIYASAGEDLNLLENWLTMKRGSKVEIKIPQKGEKKDIIEMVKRNSKITLEKFKIKLLSDKRLNENILIEMTEVIGLEEVPHRIEAYDISNIQGVDSVGSMIVFEEGKPKNSDYRRFKIKTVKGANDYDSMREILTRRFKHGLEEVNSIVNKNLSLSAGKFCVFPDLILMDGGKGQVNIALEVLKEFNIDIPVCGMVKDDRHNTRGIIYNNNEIDIKSNRKIINFVTRVQDEVHRFAITYHRSLRDKRVLHSVLDDIPYIGEKRRKALLKHFGSIENIKKATYEELMKTPSIDKKAAESIVSYFRGRKGE; encoded by the coding sequence ATGTTTGATTTTGAATACCAATTAAAGAATCTTCCTGATAAACCAGGAGTTTACATAATGAAAAATTCTCTCGGAGAAGTAATATATGTTGGAAAGGCAAAGATACTTAAAAATAGAGTAAGGCAGTATTTTAGGAATTCCAAAAATCATTCAGAAAAAGTTAAGGCGATGGTAAAAAATATTTCCGAATTTGAGTATATAGTTACAGATTCTGAAATTGAAGCTTTAATTTTAGAATGTAATTTGATAAAGAAATATAAACCAAGATACAATATATTGCTAAAGGATGATAAACACTATCCTTTTATTAAAGTAACTATGAATGAAGATTTTCCTAGAATTATTGTTACTAGAAATATGGTTAAAGACGGCTCTAAGTATTTTGGACCTTATCCGGATGTTTCAGCAGTACATGAGACTGTAGACCTTATGAGAAGAATCTTTCCCATAAGAACATGCAAGAAATATATAAAAGAAAATGGAGAAAATATAAGACCATGTCTTAATTATCATATAAAGAGGTGTAATGCTCCTTGTGCTGGACTCATAAGTAAAGAAGAGTACGGAGAAATAATAAAAAAGGCTGTAGGACTTATATCTGGGAAAAATAATGATATAATAAGAGAGTTAAAAGAAGAAATGGAGAAAGCCTCCATGAATCTTGACTTTGAAAAAGCAGCAGATCTTAGAGATAAAATGCTAGCAGCACAAAAAGTTACAGAAAAGCAGAAGATAATAATTGGTAACTTTGAAAATGAGGATTATATAAGTTTATATAGCGATGAGAAGGATAGTTGTGTGCAAGTGTTCTTTTTGAGAGAAGGAAAAATCGTAGGAAGAGAGCATTTTATTGTTGAGAACACAGCTGGAGAAAATGAAGGTGACATAATAGGAGAATTCATAAAAGAATTTTATAGTGGAACTGCATATGTCCCTAAGAGTATATATGCTTCTGCTGGAGAGGATTTGAATCTTCTAGAGAATTGGCTTACAATGAAAAGAGGCTCAAAGGTAGAGATAAAGATTCCACAAAAGGGTGAAAAGAAGGACATAATTGAAATGGTCAAAAGAAATTCAAAAATAACCCTGGAGAAATTCAAAATAAAGCTTTTGAGTGATAAAAGATTAAATGAAAACATACTTATAGAAATGACGGAGGTTATTGGACTTGAAGAGGTTCCGCATAGGATAGAAGCCTATGATATTTCCAACATTCAAGGAGTTGATTCTGTAGGTTCTATGATTGTATTTGAAGAGGGGAAACCTAAGAATAGTGACTACAGGCGTTTTAAAATAAAGACTGTAAAAGGTGCAAATGATTATGATAGCATGAGAGAAATTTTGACTAGAAGATTTAAGCATGGATTAGAGGAAGTTAACTCAATAGTAAATAAAAATCTTTCACTTAGTGCAGGTAAGTTTTGCGTTTTTCCTGATCTTATACTTATGGATGGAGGAAAAGGGCAAGTTAATATAGCTCTTGAGGTTCTTAAAGAGTTTAATATTGATATACCAGTATGTGGTATGGTCAAGGATGATAGACATAATACTAGAGGTATAATATACAACAATAATGAAATAGATATAAAATCTAATAGAAAAATAATTAACTTTGTTACAAGAGTACAAGATGAAGTACATAGATTTGCAATAACCTATCATAGAAGTCTTAGGGATAAGAGGGTTCTTCATTCAGTACTGGATGATATTCCATACATTGGAGAAAAAAGAAGGAAAGCTTTATTAAAGCATTTTGGAAGTATAGAAAATATCAAGAAAGCGACCTACGAGGAACTTATGAAAACACCTTCTATCGACAAAAAAGCTGCAGAAAGTATTGTTAGTTATTTTAGAGGAAGAAAGGGAGAGTGA
- a CDS encoding metal-dependent hydrolase yields the protein MTGKTHAGIGAAVGIALAGKLPGGFNAVGMGLIIAASILPDIDHPKGMLNQYILPIKSKFIKTLFYGSFGALVVFGNYYRFHIFMLYILGALLFLIAISSHRNGLMHSAAGMIVCTVLVGYVANRYNIHVIIYYFMAGYGLHLLCDMSTSRGIPLLYPFKKKNYKFSYTFRVGSAKGTFIENFLIILSLLYIIYRLPVVFKT from the coding sequence ATGACTGGTAAAACTCATGCTGGAATTGGTGCGGCGGTTGGAATAGCATTAGCGGGTAAATTACCCGGAGGATTTAATGCGGTGGGAATGGGGCTGATAATTGCAGCCTCAATACTCCCTGATATAGATCATCCTAAGGGTATGTTGAACCAATACATATTACCTATAAAAAGTAAATTTATAAAAACTCTCTTTTATGGTTCTTTTGGAGCTCTTGTCGTATTTGGAAACTATTACAGGTTTCACATATTTATGCTTTATATTCTTGGCGCTCTTCTTTTTTTAATTGCAATTTCCTCACACAGAAATGGTCTTATGCATAGTGCAGCTGGTATGATAGTATGCACTGTATTAGTCGGATATGTTGCCAATAGATACAATATACATGTTATTATATACTATTTTATGGCAGGTTATGGGCTGCACCTATTATGTGACATGAGTACATCAAGGGGAATACCTCTTTTATACCCGTTTAAAAAGAAAAATTATAAGTTTTCATATACCTTTAGAGTTGGTTCGGCTAAGGGTACATTTATAGAAAACTTTTTGATAATACTAAGCTTGTTATACATAATATATAGACTTCCAGTTGTCTTTAAAACCTAA
- a CDS encoding phosphatase: MKYLIDLHTHTIVSGHAYTTLLENIKQASQIGIKILGTSEHGPKMPGAPHIWYFGNMNKVPRKIYDVTVLRGCEADILNSNGDLDIPERIQNELDYIIASLHDVCIEPGTIEDNTKALLNAMNNPNIDILGHTGNPMYPIDIDAVVSKAKEKNVLIEINNGSLSGSREGSYDNCKKIAQACKKKGVKVILGTDSHISFTIGNFDKVQKLLDSVDMPKELIMNTDEKKIVEYLKAKGKLKNFNLE; the protein is encoded by the coding sequence TTGAAATACCTTATTGATTTACACACGCATACTATAGTAAGTGGTCATGCATATACCACTTTACTTGAAAATATAAAACAAGCATCTCAGATTGGGATAAAAATACTTGGAACTTCTGAACATGGTCCTAAAATGCCAGGAGCACCTCACATATGGTATTTTGGTAATATGAATAAAGTACCAAGAAAGATTTATGATGTTACTGTTTTAAGGGGATGTGAGGCAGATATATTGAATTCTAATGGTGATTTAGATATTCCAGAAAGAATACAAAATGAACTAGATTATATTATTGCGAGTTTGCATGATGTTTGTATAGAACCAGGTACTATTGAAGATAATACAAAAGCTCTTTTAAATGCCATGAATAATCCTAATATAGATATTTTAGGACATACAGGAAACCCCATGTATCCAATAGATATAGATGCTGTAGTTAGTAAGGCTAAGGAAAAAAATGTACTTATCGAGATAAATAATGGTTCACTAAGTGGCTCTAGAGAGGGTAGCTATGATAATTGTAAGAAAATAGCACAAGCTTGTAAGAAAAAAGGCGTAAAAGTAATTCTTGGAACAGATTCTCATATAAGTTTTACTATAGGAAACTTTGATAAAGTACAGAAATTGCTTGATAGCGTTGATATGCCAAAGGAACTTATCATGAATACGGATGAGAAAAAAATAGTTGAATATTTAAAAGCTAAAGGTAAACTTAAGAATTTTAATCTTGAATAA